Below is a window of Planococcus rifietoensis DNA.
GAATTAATAGTTTCTTTAAGCGTTCAGGCTTTTGAATGATGCCTTGATTGCGCTCTGCATGAGCAATGATTGGGATATAACCAGAAGTGATCAATTGCTGGATGACTGGCACCGTGTAAGCAGGAATTCCGGATGAAGGCAGTTCTAATAACACATAGCGTGATTCCGCTAAAGTCAAGGCTTCGCCATTTGCGAGGCGCTCTGGTAATTTATCTGACAGACGGCATTCTTGTCCACTATAGATTTCAAGCGGCAATTGCGCTTCTTTTACGTAGTCTTTCACTGTTTTTAATTGCATATGGAGCGCAGCGATATCGGTCTTAAAGTTTGGGTGATGGCCGTGTGGCGTCGCAATGATTCCCGTCAATTGTTCATTGACCGCCATGTTCAATAACCGCTTGGTATGTTCCATCGTTTCTGCACCATCGTCCAGTGCCGGTAAAATATGTGAATGCGTATCGATCATGTCTAGTTCCCTCCTGTTGCTCGGCAATCATTTCTCAGGTCCAGGTCTTCATTTCTCTATAAGAGTTCTCTATGTATTAGTTCGCAATTGATAGATTTGACAATTATGGCTAGCTAAGATTCTTTCCTTAAAAAAATTGGGTACCCCAATTAAAAGAAAAAGTAAAAGGGAGAAATGCCCCTTTTACTCTTCAGCATTGCCGTAGTATTGGTAATAATAGCTGTCTTTTGCCAGCTCAAAATTGTTCAATACGGCGCCGATCAATTTGCTATTGGACGCTTCGATTGCCTCTTTTGCTTTGGCGGCCATTTCCTTTTCCGTGCTTCCGGAATTGACAACCAAAATGGCACCGTCGCATTTATTCGCTAATACCTGCCCGTCTGTAACAGACAATACAGGAGGCGCATCAAAAATGACGACATCATATCGTTTTTTTAGATCTGAAATAAGCATTCCCATTGCGTTGGAGGCCAATAGTTCTGCTGGGTTCGGCGGAATTGGGCCGCATGTCATCAAGTCGAGACGTTCGATTGTCGTTGGACGGATTGCGTCTTCTACTGTTGCTTGACGCGTCAAAACGTTAGACAATCCGATAGTGTTAGGCATATGGAATGTATAGTGAGTCGTTGGTTTACGCATATCGCCATCTACAAGAAGTACATTTTTTCCTTCTTGTGCGAATACAGTCGCCAAGTTAGCAGATGTTGTCGACTTTCCTTCACCTGGTGCAGCGGAAGTGACAACAATTGAACGCAGTTCCAAATCAGGCGATGCAAAATTGACGTTCGTCCGCAAAGTGCGGAATTGTTCAGATACAAAAGATCGCGGTGTTGTATGCGTAACGACTTTACGTGCAGTTGCTTGCAAACTCTGTTTTTTCTTAGCCATTCAATTCCGCCGCCTTTCTGCGATTGCTCGTCGTTGTTTCAAGTTCTGCTTTTTCTTTAATCGGTGAAATCACACCTAGTAGCGGGACTCCGAGAATGTCTTCGATATCTTGTTCAGTCTTCATCGAGGTGTCGAGGTATTCGCGCAAGAATGCGATACCGACACCAAGCATCAATCCGACTACTGCGGCAATTGCCATATTCAATATCGGATTCGGTTCAACCGGGCTTGGGTTTTCTTTCAATACGGCTGGCGATAAAATCGAAACGTTATCTACGTTCATCAACTCACGAACATCGTTTTCAAATACTTCGGCTGTTGTATTGGCGATTTCTACCGCTTGGGCTGGATCTTCATCGCGCACCACAACGTTCACGACTTGTGAGTTTTCTGCTGTATTAACAGTAATTTTTGAAGTTAATGCTTCTGCGCTCATATCCAAGTTCATCTGCTCGATGACTTGATCGAGGATCGCTGGGCTTTTGATGATGACCGAGTATGTATTGATGAGCTGCAAGTCAGTTTGGATATTTTGGTTCGTCAATTGCGCTGCTTCAGTTTGTTCCTGGTTGACGAGGATTTGTGTCGAGTTCTCATAAATCGGGGTCAGGAACAAGAACGAAACCGCTCCTGCAATTGTGATCGCCAGGATCGTCGTGAGGGCAATAATTCCGAGGTTCTTCTTTAATGTCTTGAATAAATCCTGTAAGCTAATAGTCTCTTCCATGTAGTAAATGGCTCCTTCTATTTCAATTTAAATAATAGACAAATTTAAACAACATAAGACAGTATATCACAGGAATATACCATTTGGACTTCCAATTTTAAAAAGTTATATAGGAACAAGGATGGATTTATGCTATCTTTAATTTATATAAATGGCTATTTTTGAAAGGAGCAAAATATGAAATTGTATAAATTAGGAGCGCTCGTTGCAGTCCTTGCCTGCCTAGGAATCCTTGTCTTTTCTTACTTATCTTGGCAGGATAAACTGCAAGGTGCAGGAACACCTGACCGTACCACAAGCGCTGAAACTGAAAACACTGATTCTGAAACTCAAACCACCCAAAGTGAGTCAACTGGTGACGATTCTGTGAACACAGAACTATTCGCTAATATGGACGAACAAGTGCAAGAACTCTTCCTTCAGAAGAACTCCGAGGGCGAAAATCTCCAACTGTTGATTATTGGATCTGAAGCTCTTGAGTCTGGTGACCCGGGTTACGCAGAACGCCTAAAGACTTCCTTAGAAGAAGCTTACGGCGAATCGATTGAAGTGACGATTGAAGCAGTCGAAGGCACATCCGACTCGCTTCAATCTGTCGACCTGTCGGCTGGATATGACTTGGCTCTACTTGAACCATTGACACTGATGAATAACGATCGCATCTCCATTGAAGATGAACGTCAGGATGTTATTGCCTTCTCCGATCGTTTGGAACAAGAGAATTCAGACGCACTGGTTATCTTGCACGCGCCACAGCCGATATACGGCGCTGGCTATTACCTCGCACAAGTCCAGGCACTCGGTGAATTCGCCAATATCTACGGATATCCGTATATTGAGCACTGGGATGCATGGCCTGACACGGACGATATCGCTTTGAAGGAACATTTGACCGAAGACGCCGTCCCTAATGATAAGGGCGCTGAAACGTGGGCAACCGAACTAGCAAATTATTTTATCGCGAACTAACGGAGGAACGACATGAAAAAGAAAAGAAAATGGCCCAAGTACGTGCTCATTGCATTGCTTTTGGCAGTTATCGCTGGAGGCATCTACGCCTATAGCGTCTACTCGAATTTCACGACGACACTCGATACGATGCACGAACCAGTAGAACGCGAACAACCGTCTGTTGAACGGACGGAAATCGTTGAGTTCGACCAGCAAGATCCATTCTCTGTGTTACTGCTCGGTGTTGACGAACGCGAAGACGATCGCGGCCGCTCGGACACAATGGTCGTCATGACCGTCAATCCGGAAACGCAGTCAACCAAAATGGTCTCCATCCCGCGTGACACTTACACCGAAATTATCGGGCGCGGCACGACAGACAAGATCAACCACGCCTATGCATTCGGCGGTATTGAAATGTCGATGAACACGACCGAGAACTTACTCGATATTCCGATCGACTACGTCGTGCAAGTGAATATGGAAGGCTTTGAAGATATCGTCGATGCAGTGGACGGCGTGACCGTCAACAACTCACTCGCGTTCGACAACTTCCCAGAAGGCGAAATCGAATTGAACGGCGAACAAGCGCTTGATTACGTCCAAATGCGCAAACAAGATCCACGCGGTGACTTCGGACGCCAGGACCGCCAGAAACAAGTCATTCAAGGCATCATGAGAAAAGGCGCTTCCATCAACAGCCTTTGGAACTACCAGGACATCTTTGAAGCCCTCGGACAAAACGTCCGCACGAACATGACTTTCGATGAAATGGTCGACGTGCAGCGCAATTACCAAGACGCTGTCACCAATGTTGATCAACTGATTGTCGAAGACGGCTACGGCGAAACCATTAACGGCATCTGGTATTACATGATGGACGACGCAGAACTTGCGGAAATCCAGTCTACGTTGAAAGAACATCTGGAATTGCAACAAGCAGCGGAATAATAAGAAAAACTGCACCAGAGCCTAAGTGGCTTAGGTGCAGTTTTTTGTTTACTGTCATATTTGGACTGTAGACATTTCTGTTTGTTGATTGGGCTTCTCTCTTTTTCGCAAGATTTCATCCACTACGAAAAAGACAATCGATGAAATGACCGCGAAGATGACATAATCATGCAGGAATAAATGCGATATAAAGCCAAATGCAAGATGGATCAACAAGGCCAATAAGACACGGAACTTCCCAGCGCGCACAGTCACCCAATCCGCGATGAGCGAGGTGGGAATCCCAAAGACAAAATTACCGAATAGAAAGATCAGCAAGATATGCGACGCCAATGAGAATGCTGCAACATCTATCCCTTCTAGCTCACTTATCGTGTACATCGCCAACGGCACCAAGACTAAACCAAGCGAAGTATAAAGAGCAGCCTTCGCTTTCCGTTTCACCCGCTCCGGCTTGTGCAGTTGTTTGCTGATTTTCGGGATGAATGTCAAGGCGATAACCCCAAGCGCAATCATCATTTCCATCGATGCGATATGAACTACCGGCATGTATAACACAAAAATAAAAAACGGCGCATACATAATAAATTTAGTCATCATTTGCCTCCTCATCTTTATGATATCAAAAAGTACGGACTCGCCGGACAATGATAACTACCACCCTTAATCAACCCTATAATACTTGATGTAGTGGAAAGCCGGGACTAATGAATGAGCGAAAGAGATTTGAGCTTATTCATTTGCGACGCATCTGCTCGCAGATGTGGGAGCAGCATTTTCGAAGAAGTATATGTCTAACGAGCTGAAGCCCCTGGACTGAGCAAAGCGAAGGAAGCGGCTGAAGCAGGCCCCCTTGGGCAGCTGAAAACGCGACGTCCTGTCGCATCAGCTGCATGACCTGCATCCTGCAGGCCTAAAGCATCGGCTTGGAACGAAATCTCAACCCACAAAAATAGCCACCCTCAAAGGGCAGCCATCAATTCACCGGAGTTCAGTGCTTTTTTTTTAATGAGGTCGAACTTTGCTTTCTGCAGCTCGCATTGCTGGACGAAATAGACGAATGCCCGGCGCGGGATCCCTAACTCTTTTGCACCGACAGCCGGTCCCAGGTCCTTTTCGATGTAGTAATCGTACATAATGTCTTCAATCGCTTGCTTATGTTCTCTCTCTAATTGCTTTTTTACCAGCTCGTAGTCCTTCATGCCCCCGGACACTCCTCCCATGATTTGCGTTTATATGTGGTGTTGTTTTAAAAGATGTACCTATTATATTCCTTTTAATCCCTTTTGACTAGTCTTATTTGAACATTTATACCTACTCAATCAAAATAATTATATTAATTAACTTTAAACCAGTTCGTTGTTCCTCATTATCAATTTTTCTCATTAAAATTTTGTATCTCTATACTAATTTATTTTCAAAGAAAAAACCGCCCCATGTGGAATGGGCGGTTTGTATACTTATAGGCGCTGCAGCTTGTCGGGCTTTAAATTGAATTCGTGGACGAAATGCATAAACACTTGCCGCGGGATCCCGAGCTCTTGGGCGCCAGTGGCAGGGCCGTAATCTTTGTCGATGTAGACAGTACGCATGATTTGTTCGATCGGTTCTCCGTATTTTTTCTCTAAGCGGTGTTGGTATTCAGCAAAATCCATTCTGCTCCACCTGCTTTCTCCTTATTCAGGGAGTGACTGGAGTCCCTTCCTGTATTATCTAGTTCTCAGTATACAACAGGGTTCTCCGAATTCATAGACCAAATGATACAAGAAATCGATATATAATTTCCAATTTCATCAAAACTCCTTTAATTAGCGGCTTTTGAGAGAACTTTCAGATAAATAAACAGCAATTCTTACCCGTTACTTTTCTCCTTGCCTGCTAGTTTGCCATTCGCAAGCTCAATGAATTCCGTCATCACTGCATCAATCTCGAATTTACGCGCTTTATTTTTGCAGCGCTCCGCCACTTTACGGTAGACATTTTCAGAAACCAGCAGATTTTTTACGAGCTCGCCGATTTCATACATCTCGGGCGCTTCCCAGTACGATTCCCCGACTTCGTAAGGCGGCAGTTCGTGAAAATACCCTTCCGTTAACGCTTCGGCATCATTCGCGCGTGACGTGATCCCTGGGACTCCGGAACCGCACGCTTGAATCATCACCGCTCCGGAGCCGATAAAGCAAAAACAGTCTCGCAGCACTTCTTCAATCGCACCACTTCTTGGCATTGAATGCAAGAAGATGTGGTCGCGTGCTTCGGATTCCGCGATGCTTTTTCTGAGACGCGCTTCGTCCGGCCCTTCGCCGTAAATATGATACGTGAATTCCGGATCGATTTGAATGAGTTCTTCCATCAACTCGATCACTTGTGCGTAATGGGTCGTGAAAGCTTGGATCGCTCCGACCGAGACGATGCGTCTTGAATGTGGGCTGCCGAGCTGTTGGTCTTTTGCGCCTTGTTCGACGGGTGGCGGCATGAACTGTTCCGGCACTTCGGTTCCGAGCGCACGCGCCGTGTAGCGTCGCACCGTCGGATTCATGAACACGAGCTTGTGATGGAACTCTTTATCGATCGCTTTTAGCGCACGGATAATTTTTTTATTGCGCTCGAGCTTGTACATCTCAGGCTGGTAGACGCCCGATAAACGCAGCTGTGCTGGCACCGCGTACGACAGCAGCATTCCCGATGGACTAAACGAATAGACCAGATCGTATTTTTCGGACCTCATGAGCTGGTTTAAGACCGACAGATCGAGCGTCGGTTCTTTGCCGTTATCCCGCACGATGACGTTAAGCTTATTGATTTGCCGGAGATGTTTAAGGAGGGGGCCGCCGCCGCTATAGAGATAAACGCTCACGTCAAAGCCGTTCTCTATAAGCCAGCGCGACATGCGGACAATCAATGCTTCGACGCCGCCCGCTTTCATATGTTTGTGGACGAGGGCGATTTTTTGGATCTGCCCACTCGTCCTATTGCTTTGTTTCTCAACCGTTTCAAATGGAATCATGGGACACCTCATGGCACTCGTCGTTTGGTTTACCTGTTATACAACTTCCCATAGCCGCTTTTTCGAAAGCGTCCAATCGATTGTTTCTTCAATGCCCTGCTCGAACGTCGTTTCCGCTTCGAAATCGAATTGCTGCTTCAACTTATTCGATGAGACCGCAAAGCGATGAGGCGGTTTTGCCCCGTCTGCCGGCTCGACAAAACGGATCTGGTTTTTGTACGTGTCATTTCCCGGGAAATGACGATCGAGCGATTCGCAGATTTTCTCGACGATTTCAAGGGTCTTGAGCGGCGTATTGCCTCCTGCAAGATAGGTTTCTCCTGCATCCCCTAAATGAAACACAGTATCTGCCGCACGCCAAAAATCGTTCACCGATACCCAGTCGTGGACATCTTCGCCACCAGAATAAACGGGAATGATGCTACCCGATAAGGCTTTTTGTAAAATGATCGGAATGAGCTTATCGTCTTGCTGATGCGGGCCGAAGACGTTCGACGCCTGCAGCACGACCGCATCCATGCCGTAGCTTTCGTGGAATCCCGTCACCATCAAATCAGAACTCGCTTTGCTCGCCGCATATGGGCTGATCGGATCGTACTTCATCGCTTCGTCCGCGAAGCCTTGTTCACGCGGCCCATAGACTTGATCGGTCGAGATATGCAAAAAGCGCGAGCCTTCGTAGCGTGGTTTCATTTCAAACGGGCCGTTCATCCATTGCTTGCGCGCTGCATCGAGTACGTGAAATGTACCGAGCACATTCGTCTCCGCAAAAATCCCCGGATTTCTCATCGACTCCCCGACATGCGTTTTCGCCGCAAAATGGATAACGTCGCTGATTTCGTAATGCTCAAATACCTGCTCGACCACATCGCTATTGCGGATATCGACTTGATGAAACGCATAGCGCTTGCAAGCTGCTAACGGCCGCAATAATTCCGGCACGTTGTCGGCTTCCTCGTCGATCGCCACCACCTGGTAGGCCGGGTATTTGATAAGTAATTCATGGATAAAGCGCGACCCTAAAAAGCCGTGCCCTCCCGTTACTAAAATCGTTCTCATGATTGGCTCTTCCTCCTCTCCTGTTGGTTTGAATCCCACATCAGTTCTCATGGTGCCCCCACCTCTTCCGCCGTTTTCTCTAATTTACCGGTCAGAAGTTAAAAACAAGTAAAAAACTTGTATTTTAAATATTGGTTTAAGTATACAAAATATTTAGGTATTATGGAACACTTTTGGTAAATTTTAAGAGACTATAGTTATAACTATTGCAAGATATTATCCATTTACTTAATAAGAAGAGAACAAACGTGCAGTAAATCCCGTTTTCGTATAAATTATTGCTATTAGAAATCGCGTTTTGTATCAGAAATTAGACAGAAAGAATGAGTCTCGGGGTGATTGAGGCTAGAAAAATTCAGTTCTTATTATAGAAGGAAGTCAAATTGGGTATGGTATAAAGTAAGAAAGGAGTGGACGATATCAGCTCAACTATAGTTATGTATATTCTTTTCGTAGGCGCTGCGCTCATTATGGGGGCACTAACTGCCATTATTTTCATGAACATCTATCGCAAGAACAAACGGGCTGGCGGTTTGGTCGCCGTGCTGACTCTTTTATGGATCACGTATCAGCTATTTACGCTATACCGGATCTCACCTTCCCTTGCAGTGACGGTCGTTATAATCTATGTATTCTTCTGGATTGCGGCGTATTGGAAGTTGAAAGCTGAGGAGTCTGTAACTTGAGGAATTAGCTCCGCTAGAGGTGGGGCTTTTTTCATTCTATGACTTTTACCACGCGCTATTTATAGTAAACAGCGCATGGGATGTCAGATACGTCTAATAATATTCGCAGTCGCCGCTTAGTGTTGGGGTGACTGACTAAAGCTTGTCTATTACATTCAAGGAAATCAAACAGAGGTCTAGTATTTTTAATCATATATTGTAGAACATGACGACTTTTTATACTTACTCTACTTATAGAGATGAAGCGCAGGCGGCGACTCTGGAGGGATCAGGACGAGCTGAAGACCCTGGACTGAGCGCCAGCGAGGGAAGCGGCTGAAGCCGGCCCCCGGGCAGCTGAAAACGCGACGTCCTGTCCCATCAGCTGCATGACCCGCATCGTGCGGGCCCAAAGCGTCGGCTTGCAGCGCAATCTCCCCACTATCTCTTCCTATATAAAACACAAAAACAGACCCAAGAGAAAATCTCTTGGGTCTGTTTTTGTTTACTGAATCGT
It encodes the following:
- a CDS encoding tyrosine-protein phosphatase, whose translation is MIDTHSHILPALDDGAETMEHTKRLLNMAVNEQLTGIIATPHGHHPNFKTDIAALHMQLKTVKDYVKEAQLPLEIYSGQECRLSDKLPERLANGEALTLAESRYVLLELPSSGIPAYTVPVIQQLITSGYIPIIAHAERNQGIIQKPERLKKLLIHGAMAQVTAGSLSGSFGKSIQKTALQLIEANMIHVYGSDVHSEDVRPFHFNAGLDVLEKKNRHQMIDILLENNDRILLDQDLYVLEPQDIEKGKWWNIFA
- a CDS encoding CpsD/CapB family tyrosine-protein kinase; translation: MAKKKQSLQATARKVVTHTTPRSFVSEQFRTLRTNVNFASPDLELRSIVVTSAAPGEGKSTTSANLATVFAQEGKNVLLVDGDMRKPTTHYTFHMPNTIGLSNVLTRQATVEDAIRPTTIERLDLMTCGPIPPNPAELLASNAMGMLISDLKKRYDVVIFDAPPVLSVTDGQVLANKCDGAILVVNSGSTEKEMAAKAKEAIEASNSKLIGAVLNNFELAKDSYYYQYYGNAEE
- a CDS encoding YveK family protein, which encodes MEETISLQDLFKTLKKNLGIIALTTILAITIAGAVSFLFLTPIYENSTQILVNQEQTEAAQLTNQNIQTDLQLINTYSVIIKSPAILDQVIEQMNLDMSAEALTSKITVNTAENSQVVNVVVRDEDPAQAVEIANTTAEVFENDVRELMNVDNVSILSPAVLKENPSPVEPNPILNMAIAAVVGLMLGVGIAFLREYLDTSMKTEQDIEDILGVPLLGVISPIKEKAELETTTSNRRKAAELNG
- a CDS encoding SGNH/GDSL hydrolase family protein, with product MKLYKLGALVAVLACLGILVFSYLSWQDKLQGAGTPDRTTSAETENTDSETQTTQSESTGDDSVNTELFANMDEQVQELFLQKNSEGENLQLLIIGSEALESGDPGYAERLKTSLEEAYGESIEVTIEAVEGTSDSLQSVDLSAGYDLALLEPLTLMNNDRISIEDERQDVIAFSDRLEQENSDALVILHAPQPIYGAGYYLAQVQALGEFANIYGYPYIEHWDAWPDTDDIALKEHLTEDAVPNDKGAETWATELANYFIAN
- a CDS encoding LytR family transcriptional regulator: MKKKRKWPKYVLIALLLAVIAGGIYAYSVYSNFTTTLDTMHEPVEREQPSVERTEIVEFDQQDPFSVLLLGVDEREDDRGRSDTMVVMTVNPETQSTKMVSIPRDTYTEIIGRGTTDKINHAYAFGGIEMSMNTTENLLDIPIDYVVQVNMEGFEDIVDAVDGVTVNNSLAFDNFPEGEIELNGEQALDYVQMRKQDPRGDFGRQDRQKQVIQGIMRKGASINSLWNYQDIFEALGQNVRTNMTFDEMVDVQRNYQDAVTNVDQLIVEDGYGETINGIWYYMMDDAELAEIQSTLKEHLELQQAAE
- a CDS encoding glycosyltransferase codes for the protein MIPFETVEKQSNRTSGQIQKIALVHKHMKAGGVEALIVRMSRWLIENGFDVSVYLYSGGGPLLKHLRQINKLNVIVRDNGKEPTLDLSVLNQLMRSEKYDLVYSFSPSGMLLSYAVPAQLRLSGVYQPEMYKLERNKKIIRALKAIDKEFHHKLVFMNPTVRRYTARALGTEVPEQFMPPPVEQGAKDQQLGSPHSRRIVSVGAIQAFTTHYAQVIELMEELIQIDPEFTYHIYGEGPDEARLRKSIAESEARDHIFLHSMPRSGAIEEVLRDCFCFIGSGAVMIQACGSGVPGITSRANDAEALTEGYFHELPPYEVGESYWEAPEMYEIGELVKNLLVSENVYRKVAERCKNKARKFEIDAVMTEFIELANGKLAGKEKSNG
- a CDS encoding dTDP-glucose 4,6-dehydratase → MRTDVGFKPTGEEEEPIMRTILVTGGHGFLGSRFIHELLIKYPAYQVVAIDEEADNVPELLRPLAACKRYAFHQVDIRNSDVVEQVFEHYEISDVIHFAAKTHVGESMRNPGIFAETNVLGTFHVLDAARKQWMNGPFEMKPRYEGSRFLHISTDQVYGPREQGFADEAMKYDPISPYAASKASSDLMVTGFHESYGMDAVVLQASNVFGPHQQDDKLIPIILQKALSGSIIPVYSGGEDVHDWVSVNDFWRAADTVFHLGDAGETYLAGGNTPLKTLEIVEKICESLDRHFPGNDTYKNQIRFVEPADGAKPPHRFAVSSNKLKQQFDFEAETTFEQGIEETIDWTLSKKRLWEVV